The following proteins come from a genomic window of Carassius auratus strain Wakin chromosome 18, ASM336829v1, whole genome shotgun sequence:
- the LOC113118812 gene encoding extracellular calcium-sensing receptor-like has translation MARRTVLLQLLLFIVHGSFVPVSAQVCSLLGQPAQPLLSAERDINIGAIFSIHRNALLKMHNYISKPEPITCLSLSLREFKFAQTLIFAIEEINNSTQLLPGIYLGYKIYDSCRSIAQTIISGIALMNGYEATLTDMSCSRPPAVHAIVGESTSSPTIGLASVVGPFSLPVISHFATCACLSNRKRYPSFYRTISSDYYQSRALAQLVKHFGWTWVGTIRSRNDYGNNGILAFEEAAKEEGVCIEYSEAILSNDPQEQFLKTLEVIKKGTTRVVVAFIALGDFFPLLKVISQHNITGLQWVGSESWITSRTLAETKEYSFLSGAVGFAIANAKIMGLHEFLVNVHPEQDKKNELFKEFWETAFQCSFKNNGSGGCTGSERLAELQNEYTDVSELRIVNKVYTAVYAVAYTLHNVLKDITSSANSSKGVWPTPQMVLKYMRDVRFTVKTGEEIFFDESGDPVARYDLVNWQPAEDGSLQFEHVGLYDSSVTSEQRLQVNLEHILWTEESGQLPVSVCSKSCPSGTRKAVQKGRPVCCYDCIPCADGEISNGTDSSDCFPCDLEYWSNESKDRCVLKLVEFLSYSEIMGIVLCIFSLMGVLLTAMVSFLFYLHKETSIVRANNSELSFLLLFSLSLCFLCSLTFIGRPTEWSCMLRHTTFGITFVLCISCVLGKTIVVLMAFKATLPGSNVMKWFGPLQQRLSVVSLTIIQVIICVLWLAISPPFPYMNLSYYREKIILECNLGSALGFWAVLGYTGLLSTLCFLLAFLARKLPDNFNEAKFITFSMLIFCAVWLTFIPAYVSSPGKFTVAVQIFAILASSFGLLLCIFAPKCYIILLKPELNTKKQIMRK, from the exons ATGGCAAGGAGGACTGTGTTACTGCAGCTATTACTGTTCATTGTACATGGCAGCTTTGTGCCAGTTTCAGCGCAAGTCTGCAGTCTGCTTGGTCAGCCTGCTCAACCTCTACTTTCTGCAGAAAGAGACATTAACATTGGAGCGATTTTCTCAATCCACAGAAATGCCCTGCTAAAGATGcataattacatttctaaaccAGAGCCAATAACATGTCTCAG cttaAGCCTTCGGGAATTTAAATTTGCTCAGACACTAATTTTTGCCATTGAGGAGATTAATAACAGCACACAGTTGTTACCTGGTATTTATTTGGGCTATAAGATATATGACTCATGTCGCTCTATCGCTCAAACAATCATCTCAGGCATTGCTTTGATGAATGGTTATGAAGCCACTTTGACTGATATGTCCTGTTCTAGACCACCAGCTGTTCATGCCATTGTTGGAGAGTCAACATCCTCACCCACCATTGGCTTGGCTTCTGTAGTTGGTCCATTCAGCTTACCTGTT ATCAGTCATTTTGCCACATGTGCATGCCTGAGTAACAGAAAAAGGTATCCATCCTTTTACAGAACAATATCCAGTGATTATTACCAAAGCAGAGCGCTGGCTCAGCTTGTCAAGCACTTTGGCTGGACCTGGGTTGGCACAATAAGGAGTCGCAATGACTATGGTAATAATGGAATTTTAGCATTTGAGGAGGCTGCAAAAGAAGAAGGGGTTTGTATTGAATACTCAGAGGCCATATTAAGCAATGAtccacaagaacagtttctgaaGACACTAGAGGTGATAAAAAAGGGCACCACCAGGGTTGTGGTGGCTTTTATAGCACTAGgtgattttttccccctcctgaAAGTAATTTCACAGCACAACATCACAGGGCTGCAGTGGGTTGGCAGTGAATCCTGGATTACTTCTCGAACTCTTGCAGAAACAAAGGAATACAGTTTTCTTTCTGGAGCTGTGGGTTTTGCTATAGCAAATGCCAAAATTATGGGCTTGCATGAGTTCCTAGTCAATGTGCACCCtgaacaagataaaaaaaatgaacttttcaaaGAATTCTGGGAAACAGCCTTTCAGTGCTCTTTCAAGAACAATGGCAGTGGTGGCTGTACTGGCTCAGAGAGACTTGCTGAGCTGCAAAATGAATATACTGACGTATCAGAGCTACGAATAGTAAATAAGGTATATACTGCAGTGTATGCTGTTGCATATACATTACATAATGTATTAAAAGACATCACATCCTCAGCCAACAGCAGCAAAGGAGTATGGCCTACACCACAAATG GTGTTGAAGTATATGAGGGATGTGAGATTCACTGTTAAAACAGGTGAAGAAATCTTCTTTGATGAAAGTGGTGATCCAGTGGCAAGATATGACCTTGTTAACTGGCAGCCTGCTGAGGATGGAAGTTTGCAGTTTGAACATGTAGGCCTTTATGACAGCTCCGTTACTTCAGAACAACGTCTTCAGGTCAATCTGGAACACATACTATGGACAGAGGAAAGTGGACAG CTGCCTGTGTCCGTGTGCAGTAAGAGCTGCCCCTCCGGCACTAGGAAGGCAGTGCAAAAAGGACGACCTGTCTGCTGTTATGACTGTATCCCTTGTGCAGATGGAGAAATCAGTAATGGCACAG aTTCTAGTGACTGCTTTCCTTGTGATTTGGAGTACTGGTCGAATGAGAGCAAAGACAGATGTGTATTAAAATTGGTTGAATTCCTGTCATACTCAGAAATCATGGGAATTGTGCTTTGTATTTTCTCATTAATGGGGGTGTTATTAACAGCAATGGTATCTTTTCTGTTTTATCTTCATAAAGAAACATCTATTGTCAGAGCCAACAACTCAGAGCTGAGCTTCCTGTTGCTCTTCTCGCTCTCACTGTGTTTTCTCTGTTCACTTACTTTCATTGGTCGGCCCACTGAGTGGTCCTGTATGTTGCGTCACACCACGTTTGGGATCACTTTTGTTctctgtatctcctgtgttctCGGGAAAACAATAGTTGTTTTAATGGCCTTCAAAGCTACACTTCCAGGAAGTAATGTCATGAAATGGTTTGGGCCTCTTCAGCAAAGACTCAGTGTTGTTTCCTTAACAATAATACAAGTGATTATCTGTGTGCTTTGGTTGGCAATATCCCCCCCTTTCCCATATATGAATTTAAGCTATTATAGAGAAAAGATCATCCTTGAATGTAACTTAGGGTCAGCTCTTGGTTTCTGGGCTGTTTTGGGTTATACTGGTCTGCTATCCACCTTATGTTTTCTTTTAGCTTTTCTTGCTCGGAAGCTTCCTGATAACTTCAATGAAGCCAAGTTCATCACATTCAGTATGCTCATATTCTGTGCTGTCTGGCTCACATTTATCCCAGCTTATGTCAGTTCTCCTGGAAAATTTACTGTCGCTGTGCAGATATTTGCAATTTTAGCTTCAAGTTTTGGTTTACTATTATGCATATTTGCTCCAAAATGTTACATAATTTTGTTAAAACCAGAGCTaaacacaaagaaacaaattATGAGGAAATAG